A region from the Cellvibrio sp. PSBB006 genome encodes:
- a CDS encoding type VI secretion system protein has product MSPWIFYLLIALAIVLLMVILALVMRARFMAKQILADLLAVLRRRKKVKDFWGGLEQLLGELYTHRAGRYDTPWMMLLGEPDSGRSELARALALGDKTHPMLKLINRSGTKDAWQILEHGIIIDGQFLGENKQGIKTLLQEVNQIRPERPLDGVIVTLSAETLLTEGRTRLRTQARYIHSVLWLLQKELEFVLPIYIVITKTDRISGYRDFWRQFPQFQQQMFGWSSPYHLEAKFEKHWIKIGLEDIVQQLYRLQASALAKLDKDALTLTEARDFILFPQRLAKLQENLGWTLEQVFDDVIFSSGASVRGFYFTGRMDESRAPGAIKELIEQKCFAEKNLAKPLRFALWSRSLRLHKTQRFVCCGLGVLFLSLVYSFFDLKQQVDLQLEAVKILQVYSSYAEDLDDCISADDYFRLLNPISKIHAKVTYWNIPYSWRESRISTRPLDTIANEAFGGVILPAFKCWLENKADNLVAADKNPLMVDDGKVNAAVFNYALEVLAFEYHESLFREITHTNNRAQSREVLEAFHKLTQYLYNRQLPDSLITNNSALLKALLQVNYKERVKKPEGYHQIVDSRLRAGAENLRLSLTDAVGTGEILLDKFARPDSVTRADVDDLLAWSRRVEEAWSGATEADNPCAKIFVRVDALLKSLKKYDEHDISDLEAVVQDFTPDNCYTPLKNQLLGLRSVESVPLMEETAQGLVWTERYQRNLQQLEALTTREFMIDHPASFSNCDQPATINQAALIQSLKSLQSYQEFIAPAPLEKLSGAQTVSDKLLADNFINAVARSQVKSLVNYQMANAIQSIGFTVTQQQLIEKVSFSYNQSINELIALVRLYQQLMLDPSDATWYDCLSNIANEQINEITHLYLSSSVFLPKLASPNKPFLYTNMDDVPEVTDFLNAEQLSAMRLLQYARPYTRWFNEAASLHKAAGNAQVFFWTNSVNEYDNFTRFNDKNSKLGQLRDYYTSHFAGVTTETCYQETFDAGSSGNDLFSERKKLAVNDLANVCADTTAQYVAKDYQELADAFNRQLAGRYPFANTGAQDLDPQSWVNFDASYGPLITALDQHLTQQEEGDRWFSVKQFIAELKGIREHLNLFYPKGLPSSVRISAQFRQNPDNSPGIEQIVQWVMKTPAMQSSFPNQVNDLEWLSGQSLQVSMAWAELSRYTPVRDPSQRHMMVQRNAVTFQQNGPWALHRLVDQQRDGIASDPAVIPLRFTIPVSEKKSTAKTTSDKTSTGQPSETIQLNEVNAQVTLRLSIKGETAQWQAWPMPVDFPQQAPAI; this is encoded by the coding sequence ATGAGTCCGTGGATTTTCTATCTGCTGATTGCCCTGGCCATCGTCCTGTTGATGGTGATCCTGGCACTGGTTATGCGCGCCCGTTTTATGGCGAAACAAATCCTGGCGGATTTACTGGCTGTGTTACGTCGGCGCAAAAAGGTCAAGGATTTCTGGGGCGGGCTTGAGCAACTCCTCGGCGAACTGTATACCCATCGGGCAGGGCGGTACGACACACCCTGGATGATGCTGCTGGGTGAACCGGACAGTGGTCGTTCGGAGCTGGCGCGCGCCCTGGCGCTGGGTGATAAAACCCATCCCATGTTGAAGTTGATCAACCGCTCTGGCACCAAGGATGCCTGGCAGATTCTGGAGCATGGCATCATCATCGACGGCCAATTCCTTGGTGAAAATAAACAGGGCATCAAAACTCTGTTGCAAGAGGTCAACCAGATTCGACCTGAGCGACCGCTTGACGGTGTGATTGTCACGTTATCCGCTGAAACCTTACTAACCGAAGGACGCACTCGTTTACGCACCCAGGCGCGTTACATCCACAGCGTGTTGTGGTTGCTGCAAAAGGAACTGGAATTTGTACTGCCGATTTATATTGTGATCACCAAGACAGATCGCATCTCCGGTTACCGTGATTTCTGGCGGCAGTTCCCGCAGTTCCAACAGCAAATGTTTGGCTGGTCGAGCCCTTATCACCTTGAAGCCAAATTTGAAAAACATTGGATAAAAATCGGTCTGGAAGACATTGTCCAGCAACTCTATCGTCTGCAAGCCAGCGCACTGGCGAAGCTGGATAAGGATGCATTAACCCTGACCGAAGCGCGTGACTTTATTCTTTTTCCGCAACGCCTGGCGAAGTTGCAGGAAAATTTAGGCTGGACGTTGGAGCAGGTCTTTGACGACGTTATTTTTTCCAGCGGTGCAAGTGTGCGCGGTTTTTATTTTACCGGACGCATGGATGAGTCCCGGGCGCCGGGCGCCATCAAGGAATTGATTGAACAGAAATGTTTTGCAGAAAAAAACCTGGCTAAACCACTGCGTTTTGCACTCTGGTCGCGTTCGTTGCGCTTACATAAAACCCAGCGGTTTGTTTGCTGCGGACTCGGTGTTCTATTCTTATCTCTCGTGTACAGTTTTTTTGATTTGAAGCAACAGGTTGACCTGCAGCTTGAGGCGGTTAAGATACTTCAGGTTTACAGCAGTTACGCAGAGGATCTGGATGATTGCATCAGCGCCGATGATTATTTTCGTTTGCTCAATCCCATTTCCAAAATCCACGCCAAGGTGACCTACTGGAATATTCCTTATTCCTGGCGAGAAAGTAGAATTTCTACCCGCCCTCTGGATACTATTGCCAACGAAGCCTTTGGCGGGGTGATCTTGCCCGCGTTTAAATGCTGGTTGGAAAACAAAGCCGATAATCTGGTGGCTGCGGATAAAAATCCATTGATGGTGGACGATGGCAAGGTGAATGCTGCCGTCTTTAATTATGCGTTGGAGGTACTCGCTTTTGAGTATCACGAATCCCTGTTCAGGGAAATTACCCATACCAATAATCGTGCCCAGTCCAGGGAAGTATTGGAAGCCTTTCACAAATTAACCCAATATCTCTATAACCGGCAGTTACCCGATAGCCTGATTACCAACAACAGTGCGTTGCTGAAAGCCTTGTTGCAGGTCAACTACAAGGAGCGGGTGAAAAAGCCAGAAGGTTATCATCAGATTGTTGACAGTCGCTTGCGAGCAGGCGCGGAAAACCTGCGTCTTTCATTGACGGATGCTGTGGGCACGGGTGAAATCCTGCTTGATAAATTTGCTCGCCCGGATTCGGTGACACGCGCCGATGTCGATGATCTGCTGGCCTGGAGTCGCCGGGTGGAGGAAGCCTGGTCAGGCGCGACAGAAGCTGACAATCCCTGTGCGAAAATTTTTGTGCGGGTTGATGCCTTATTAAAATCGTTAAAAAAATACGATGAGCACGATATCAGTGATCTGGAAGCTGTGGTACAGGATTTCACGCCGGATAATTGTTACACACCGCTAAAAAACCAGTTGCTCGGATTGCGTTCTGTGGAATCTGTTCCACTCATGGAAGAGACTGCCCAAGGGTTAGTATGGACGGAGCGTTATCAACGCAATCTGCAACAGCTTGAGGCACTGACCACACGCGAGTTCATGATCGATCATCCTGCGTCGTTTTCCAATTGCGATCAGCCCGCCACGATCAATCAGGCGGCATTAATACAATCGCTGAAATCGTTACAGTCGTACCAGGAATTTATTGCACCGGCACCGCTGGAAAAATTGAGCGGTGCACAAACCGTTTCCGATAAATTATTGGCTGATAATTTTATTAATGCCGTGGCGCGTAGCCAGGTCAAGAGCTTGGTCAACTACCAGATGGCTAATGCCATCCAGTCCATCGGGTTTACAGTTACCCAGCAACAGCTGATCGAAAAAGTCAGTTTCTCTTACAATCAATCGATCAATGAACTGATCGCCCTGGTCAGGTTATATCAACAATTAATGCTCGATCCCTCCGATGCTACCTGGTATGACTGCTTGAGCAATATTGCCAATGAACAGATCAATGAAATCACTCATCTTTATCTATCCTCGTCCGTCTTCCTGCCGAAGTTAGCTTCGCCAAACAAACCATTTTTATACACCAACATGGATGATGTTCCGGAGGTGACGGATTTCCTCAATGCAGAGCAATTATCCGCTATGCGCCTGTTGCAATACGCCAGACCCTACACGCGCTGGTTTAATGAAGCAGCAAGCCTGCATAAAGCCGCCGGGAATGCCCAGGTATTTTTCTGGACTAATTCGGTCAATGAGTATGACAACTTTACCCGTTTCAATGACAAGAACAGCAAGCTGGGACAATTGCGCGATTATTACACCAGCCATTTTGCCGGAGTGACCACAGAGACCTGTTATCAGGAAACATTCGATGCCGGTTCGTCGGGCAACGATTTATTTTCCGAGCGAAAAAAACTTGCCGTCAATGACCTTGCCAACGTGTGTGCCGATACCACCGCCCAGTATGTGGCCAAGGATTACCAGGAATTAGCCGATGCATTTAATCGGCAACTGGCGGGGCGCTATCCGTTTGCCAATACCGGTGCACAGGATCTGGACCCGCAGTCCTGGGTGAATTTTGATGCGAGCTATGGCCCATTGATCACAGCGCTGGATCAACATCTGACGCAACAAGAAGAAGGCGATCGCTGGTTCTCGGTCAAACAGTTTATTGCTGAGTTGAAAGGGATACGCGAGCACCTGAATTTATTCTATCCCAAGGGTTTGCCAAGCAGCGTCAGAATCAGCGCGCAGTTCAGGCAAAATCCCGATAACTCGCCGGGCATAGAACAGATCGTGCAATGGGTTATGAAAACGCCGGCAATGCAGAGCAGTTTTCCCAATCAGGTCAACGACCTTGAATGGTTGAGCGGACAATCCTTGCAAGTCAGCATGGCATGGGCGGAATTGTCCCGCTATACCCCCGTGCGCGATCCGAGTCAACGACACATGATGGTGCAGCGTAATGCGGTCACCTTTCAGCAAAACGGACCCTGGGCTCTGCATCGCCTGGTTGACCAGCAACGCGACGGTATTGCCAGTGATCCGGCCGTTATTCCCTTGCGCTTTACCATTCCTGTGAGTGAAAAAAAATCAACGGCCAAAACAACAAGCGATAAAACCTCGACAGGTCAGCCCAGTGAAACCATTCAGCTAAATGAAGTGAATGCACAGGTGACCTTGCGCTTATCCATCAAAGGTGAAACTGCACAATGGCAAGCCTGGCCGATGCCCGTGGATTTTCCCCAACAGGCTCCTGCTATTTAA
- a CDS encoding DotU family type IV/VI secretion system protein: protein MRLLNRFLVTYEALYSIAETLSAGEQLDESVDASSTTQTLALQTAQKMTVILERHLYSGDPAEQPLMNELRYILAALVDEMLLFQINWSGKNYWCDHLLEEKLFGTSIAGRMIFQRIKTLGKRHGDPSDKDQFASIYLMLLQLGFYGECRHQRERLTEYQVMLNRLRFQPGLPPLAFAQAYEHPLSGAYPQTLGAMSRWWRWVGVALAVYLVLALIIWVSAVQIFAGIYDEQITDAVNIELRITTDETEPAASEIDSTATLAQRRGDL, encoded by the coding sequence ATGAGATTGCTCAATCGTTTCCTGGTGACCTATGAGGCGCTTTACAGCATTGCTGAAACCTTATCCGCCGGTGAGCAATTGGATGAATCGGTCGATGCATCTAGCACCACCCAAACACTGGCGTTACAAACAGCGCAAAAGATGACAGTGATTCTGGAACGCCATCTCTACAGCGGTGACCCGGCAGAACAACCGTTGATGAATGAACTGCGCTATATATTGGCAGCGTTAGTCGATGAAATGTTGCTATTCCAGATTAACTGGTCGGGAAAAAATTATTGGTGTGATCATCTGCTGGAAGAAAAATTATTCGGTACCTCTATTGCCGGGCGCATGATATTTCAGCGCATCAAAACCCTGGGCAAGCGGCATGGCGATCCCTCAGACAAAGATCAGTTTGCCAGCATCTATCTCATGCTGCTGCAATTGGGTTTTTACGGGGAGTGTCGTCACCAACGTGAACGCTTGACGGAATATCAGGTGATGCTGAATCGTTTGCGTTTTCAACCGGGCTTGCCGCCCTTGGCTTTTGCCCAGGCTTATGAACATCCTCTGTCTGGTGCTTATCCGCAAACCTTGGGCGCTATGTCGCGCTGGTGGCGTTGGGTAGGCGTGGCCCTGGCTGTTTATTTAGTTCTGGCGTTGATCATCTGGGTGAGTGCGGTGCAGATTTTTGCCGGCATTTACGATGAACAAATAACCGATGCGGTGAATATAGAATTGCGTATTACCACGGATGAAACGGAACCTGCTGCATCTGAAATTGACAGCACGGCAACACTCGCGCAGCGGCGAGGTGATTTATGA
- the tssK gene encoding type VI secretion system baseplate subunit TssK, with product MPYIPISDPLLWSEGMLLTPQHFQQNDLYQEKQRLFMLQQIQPYYWGLSDFALKRTELEAGLIQVEKLVAVMKDGLCVQFGKPWARPYDLQLDISQHADIKRRQWVMIHLLVPLRVDGAAAENASIRRFKTVQGDMAIDDTNTDGRVALDRLQVRAQLWAGDNPPAQYESMPLCKVALTPNGNFEIVNGYLPPLLRASAADFIGDKKSLNYRLKKLIEKLRHNANYLATTQQLHAQNLLAFTTALPPLETLVNSRMAHPFNLLGALAGVYGCMCALRANPLPAEIPAYDHHQAAKSIYKVVQQIHELIDSIPLAYKLYRFQKRKDNIFGLFMPQGWSTEQLIIELVPAQGQSPVEAEEWLNNARIGSRPVMELLRRQRSPGAWTGKMSQDVRMRYTQRSQAQLYEVRNLMVGGEDRDQPAIQSEQPLIIWGDNDLQAPEAVLLYRPAKQSAGDAA from the coding sequence ATGCCTTACATACCGATTTCCGATCCGCTGCTGTGGAGCGAAGGCATGTTGTTGACGCCGCAGCACTTTCAGCAGAATGATCTGTATCAGGAAAAGCAGCGGCTTTTTATGTTGCAGCAAATCCAGCCGTACTATTGGGGGCTCAGCGATTTTGCGCTGAAAAGAACCGAACTGGAAGCCGGGCTGATCCAGGTGGAAAAACTGGTGGCTGTAATGAAAGATGGCCTGTGTGTGCAATTCGGCAAACCCTGGGCGCGCCCCTACGATTTACAACTCGATATCAGTCAGCATGCGGACATTAAACGCCGTCAATGGGTGATGATCCATTTGTTGGTCCCTTTGCGGGTAGACGGTGCAGCAGCAGAGAACGCCAGTATTCGCCGGTTTAAAACCGTGCAGGGCGACATGGCAATTGATGATACCAACACCGATGGTCGAGTGGCGCTGGATCGTTTACAGGTGCGCGCGCAATTATGGGCCGGAGATAATCCGCCAGCGCAATATGAATCCATGCCGCTGTGCAAGGTTGCACTCACGCCGAACGGCAACTTTGAAATCGTCAACGGTTACTTGCCGCCTCTGCTGCGTGCCAGCGCCGCCGACTTTATTGGCGATAAAAAATCACTCAATTACCGCTTGAAAAAATTGATTGAAAAATTGCGTCACAATGCCAACTACCTGGCCACCACCCAACAGTTACACGCGCAAAATTTACTGGCGTTTACCACGGCTTTACCACCCCTGGAGACGCTAGTGAATTCACGTATGGCGCATCCGTTTAATCTTCTGGGTGCGTTGGCCGGTGTGTATGGTTGCATGTGCGCATTGCGCGCCAATCCCTTGCCCGCAGAAATTCCTGCTTACGACCATCACCAGGCAGCGAAGTCAATTTATAAAGTGGTGCAACAGATCCATGAATTAATCGACAGTATTCCATTGGCTTACAAGCTCTATCGCTTCCAGAAACGCAAGGACAATATCTTCGGTCTGTTTATGCCCCAGGGCTGGAGCACTGAACAATTGATCATAGAACTTGTTCCCGCCCAAGGGCAGTCGCCGGTAGAAGCAGAAGAGTGGTTGAACAACGCACGTATCGGTTCGCGGCCGGTAATGGAATTGTTGCGGCGGCAACGTTCGCCTGGCGCTTGGACCGGAAAAATGTCACAGGATGTACGCATGCGTTATACCCAAAGATCCCAGGCGCAGCTTTACGAAGTACGCAATTTAATGGTGGGTGGCGAAGACCGTGACCAGCCCGCCATTCAAAGCGAACAGCCATTAATTATCTGGGGTGATAACGACCTGCAAGCGCCGGAAGCCGTGCTGTTATATCGTCCGGCCAAACAGTCGGCAGGAGACGCGGCATGA
- a CDS encoding DUF4150 domain-containing protein — MFSTTQIGAMGLGFPDVCLTPAGPAVVPIPYPNISQSMVHIPNNLKQFHGGGAVHNLLTPGTITNGDEAGASTGVASGTVIGPETYLLGSFKVFNGVAPGARMTSLTLQNTTNAAGGTAVPSPNRVCLLG; from the coding sequence ATGTTTTCAACTACTCAGATTGGTGCAATGGGTTTGGGATTTCCAGATGTATGTCTGACTCCGGCGGGGCCGGCGGTGGTGCCGATTCCTTATCCGAATATCAGTCAGTCTATGGTTCACATTCCCAATAACCTCAAACAGTTTCACGGCGGCGGGGCGGTACACAATTTATTGACGCCGGGCACCATCACCAACGGCGACGAAGCCGGTGCGTCCACAGGCGTGGCGTCCGGTACGGTCATTGGGCCGGAAACCTATTTATTGGGCAGTTTTAAAGTATTTAACGGCGTCGCGCCCGGTGCGCGTATGACGAGCCTGACCTTGCAGAACACGACTAATGCAGCAGGGGGCACGGCAGTGCCGAGTCCTAATCGTGTTTGTTTATTGGGGTAG
- a CDS encoding DUF3540 domain-containing protein gives MNARVTFALSATEREYQPAVEQWFDFIVKAEGDHWLLSSGRRAAVAFSCLLVPDNGDRVACTGNNTEIFITAIVQRSSTQPATLGQLHQPLRLHASELTLSAGKKLSLGSAGDCDINTVRGSLSINCHHLITQVAANWIQSAAHCMARFGDLTTTVKQLLRTHAQRQLITAEKELKVDADVIHMG, from the coding sequence ATGAATGCACGCGTGACATTTGCTTTATCCGCTACTGAGCGGGAATACCAACCGGCTGTAGAACAATGGTTTGATTTCATTGTAAAGGCCGAGGGCGACCACTGGCTGCTCAGCAGCGGACGGCGAGCAGCGGTGGCATTTTCCTGTTTGCTGGTGCCTGATAATGGTGACCGGGTGGCGTGTACCGGCAACAACACCGAGATATTTATCACCGCCATTGTGCAGCGTTCATCGACGCAACCGGCCACCCTCGGGCAATTGCATCAGCCGCTGCGACTCCATGCATCTGAATTAACGCTCAGCGCCGGTAAAAAACTGTCACTGGGTTCTGCTGGCGATTGCGATATCAATACAGTGCGCGGCAGCTTGTCGATTAACTGTCATCACCTGATTACCCAGGTGGCGGCTAACTGGATTCAATCTGCCGCCCATTGCATGGCGCGTTTCGGTGACTTAACGACGACGGTAAAACAATTGCTGCGCACTCACGCGCAACGGCAACTGATTACCGCCGAAAAAGAATTGAAAGTGGATGCTGATGTTATTCATATGGGGTGA
- a CDS encoding pentapeptide repeat-containing protein, translating to MTYDELLKTLRLGKPVQQQTLSDLDLGQLRQETAIFTDVHFHNVRWQGAQLTQCIFTRCRFTQDVDRHLPEVFSDWRNVSLQGCHFDRCDLGHSQWAGQSLTTCTFNQCNLSNSNWQAAQLSQLSFTQCDCRQASFVDARVERSFISDCVSDGINLTRVVVENIVWIGNDFTHADITGACFHRSLLLKSRFQQKNLQGAFFVQCTLNQSHFHQVQFQQAQLTESQFGECHFSECDFSHIQANSTQFVSAQCTDCCWDEAHLTGTIWKQARLVNCQFKQAQLEKSFWESAVLQQCDFTDAQLFLADFSCAQLTESVFDGADLHRAKLHQLESYKSQLRSAHMKGVSWTDQDRLRGEQRAQQEFSQ from the coding sequence ATGACCTACGACGAATTGCTTAAAACCTTGCGGCTCGGTAAACCGGTGCAGCAACAAACACTGAGTGATCTCGACCTGGGACAGTTGCGACAGGAAACGGCCATCTTTACCGACGTGCATTTTCATAATGTGCGTTGGCAAGGCGCGCAACTCACACAATGCATCTTTACCCGTTGCCGTTTTACCCAGGATGTCGACCGACACTTGCCTGAAGTTTTTAGTGACTGGCGTAATGTTAGCTTGCAAGGCTGCCATTTTGATCGCTGCGATCTCGGCCATTCGCAATGGGCTGGTCAATCGCTCACCACATGCACATTTAATCAATGCAACCTGAGCAACAGCAACTGGCAAGCTGCTCAGCTCTCGCAACTTTCTTTTACCCAATGTGATTGTCGACAGGCTTCCTTTGTTGACGCGCGTGTGGAACGCAGTTTTATCAGCGATTGCGTCAGTGACGGTATTAACTTGACGCGGGTGGTGGTGGAAAACATTGTCTGGATCGGGAATGACTTTACCCACGCCGATATAACCGGTGCCTGCTTTCACCGCTCGCTGTTGTTGAAGAGCCGTTTCCAACAAAAAAATCTGCAAGGTGCTTTCTTCGTGCAATGCACATTAAACCAGTCACACTTCCATCAAGTGCAATTTCAACAGGCACAACTGACCGAGAGCCAGTTTGGTGAATGTCATTTTAGTGAGTGCGATTTTTCACACATTCAGGCAAACAGCACGCAATTTGTCAGTGCCCAGTGCACAGACTGCTGCTGGGATGAGGCGCATTTGACCGGCACTATCTGGAAACAGGCGAGGCTGGTGAATTGCCAGTTTAAACAGGCGCAATTGGAAAAAAGCTTTTGGGAATCAGCTGTCCTGCAACAGTGTGACTTCACTGATGCACAATTATTTCTGGCAGATTTTTCCTGCGCACAATTAACAGAATCGGTATTTGATGGTGCGGATCTACACCGGGCCAAACTGCATCAACTGGAATCTTATAAATCCCAACTGCGTTCTGCACACATGAAAGGCGTCAGTTGGACCGACCAGGATCGTCTGCGCGGTGAACAGCGCGCACAGCAGGAGTTCAGCCAATGA
- a CDS encoding DUF2169 domain-containing protein — translation MRAVIKPMTLGLLAKPYGYKGQTHLAVSALAFFRLGESPALISEHQAWPVITPALPAQQVLDEIMPKACAEVLLAGTAHAPEGKAVKQMTVSLRCGEVDKSLRITGDRQWCYGLLPLQQVDAPLPFTIMPLDAARAWGGKDYPANPLGCGYTDSRWPAFFKRNQGVLPNISLAGEVRRPGRRRHTPAGFGPWSINHPARRKLAGSYNKRWLKEDFPGLARNIDWRFFNMAPADQRLKKFFKGDEPYCLTGLHPLQTELTGKLPGIKARAFIRTERAPFAEVPLEADTLWFFPDQNLGVLIFHGHRPIEDSEAQDVQAVMLAYERLGESRPLAHYQEVLQLRLDPATRHLHVFNDAQLTMPLIPQPATTEPAVDVRRQALQARLDEMEADFWAQAGMEKPADYTPPVLPEPLLPDPQLPDGSLDFTALMAAADTQLAQAKADAEAEQAAMQVQRDAELAKLEQPMAETEALVAVEEALARANPQQQLDAELARLPLHDLSPAQQEELVQAISGGIAQGRALRRLAQEPISKPVAADAAIALAQLVDNHVQQHLPLVGFNLAGVILVGQSFVGMNLAEVNFERGNFSHCDFSNADLRGVSFVGATLSHCRFQRTQMNEVNCSGANITACEFSEAQLQHSQWSKTQLHGCHFSQSDLSGASFRQAHLVANQFPSAKLDQTIWADVTTRDNQWDNSSAQQFAWLGCELTGCRFNGIRWQQGAFLNCVTEGLVLADAQLEKILITGEVDKSLWNTTDWRGAKLVQCGFRQTCFNAADFTQARFSNCDFGNTKLPQLIARHVLFHQCILMGAAAPDADLRGADFCNSLAMKMNLTGADLRDTQLWCAHFRQAQLADARTDNAWPSKQLEVAA, via the coding sequence ATGCGCGCCGTCATCAAGCCCATGACCCTCGGCCTGTTGGCCAAGCCCTACGGCTACAAGGGGCAGACGCACCTGGCCGTCAGTGCGCTGGCGTTTTTCCGACTGGGTGAATCCCCCGCGCTGATTTCCGAGCATCAGGCCTGGCCGGTTATCACGCCGGCTTTGCCTGCACAGCAGGTGCTCGATGAAATCATGCCCAAGGCCTGTGCCGAAGTGTTACTGGCAGGTACCGCCCATGCCCCAGAGGGAAAAGCGGTTAAGCAGATGACGGTTTCCCTGCGCTGTGGCGAGGTGGATAAATCCTTGCGGATTACCGGTGATCGCCAGTGGTGTTACGGCCTGCTTCCACTGCAGCAGGTCGACGCGCCGCTGCCGTTTACAATCATGCCGCTGGATGCCGCCCGCGCCTGGGGCGGTAAGGATTACCCGGCTAACCCGCTGGGATGCGGCTACACCGACAGCCGCTGGCCGGCATTTTTCAAACGTAACCAAGGCGTGCTGCCCAATATCAGCCTTGCGGGAGAAGTGCGTCGCCCAGGGCGCCGCCGCCACACTCCGGCAGGCTTTGGCCCCTGGTCAATCAATCATCCGGCACGGCGCAAGCTGGCGGGTAGCTACAACAAGCGCTGGCTGAAAGAGGATTTCCCCGGCCTCGCGCGCAATATCGATTGGCGCTTTTTCAATATGGCGCCGGCGGATCAACGCCTTAAAAAGTTCTTTAAAGGTGATGAACCTTATTGCCTGACCGGATTGCATCCACTTCAGACTGAGTTGACGGGCAAACTGCCGGGTATCAAGGCTCGGGCATTTATCCGCACCGAGCGCGCGCCTTTTGCCGAGGTACCGCTTGAGGCCGACACCCTGTGGTTCTTCCCCGACCAGAATCTGGGTGTGCTGATATTCCACGGCCACCGTCCGATCGAGGACAGTGAAGCCCAGGATGTGCAGGCCGTGATGTTGGCCTATGAGCGTCTGGGCGAATCCCGTCCTCTGGCGCACTATCAGGAGGTGCTGCAATTGCGCCTCGATCCCGCCACTCGTCATCTGCATGTCTTCAATGACGCACAGCTCACCATGCCATTAATCCCGCAACCAGCCACGACAGAACCTGCTGTTGATGTCCGTCGCCAGGCGTTGCAGGCACGGCTGGATGAAATGGAGGCAGATTTCTGGGCTCAGGCCGGCATGGAAAAACCGGCGGATTACACCCCGCCGGTCTTGCCTGAACCCTTATTGCCCGACCCGCAATTACCAGATGGCTCGCTGGACTTCACTGCCTTGATGGCGGCTGCGGATACCCAATTAGCTCAAGCCAAGGCTGACGCCGAGGCGGAGCAGGCGGCTATGCAAGTGCAGCGTGATGCGGAGCTGGCAAAACTTGAGCAGCCAATGGCGGAAACGGAAGCATTGGTGGCGGTGGAGGAGGCTCTGGCTCGGGCCAATCCACAACAACAACTGGATGCCGAACTGGCGCGTCTGCCATTGCATGATTTATCGCCCGCGCAACAGGAAGAACTTGTGCAGGCTATCAGCGGGGGAATAGCCCAGGGCAGGGCATTGCGGCGGCTCGCGCAAGAGCCGATCAGCAAACCCGTCGCCGCTGACGCCGCGATAGCGCTGGCACAGTTGGTGGATAACCACGTACAACAACATCTACCGCTGGTGGGTTTTAACCTCGCCGGTGTCATTCTGGTCGGGCAATCCTTTGTGGGTATGAACCTGGCGGAAGTCAATTTTGAGCGCGGTAATTTTTCGCATTGCGACTTCAGCAATGCCGACCTGCGCGGCGTTTCCTTTGTCGGCGCCACCTTGAGCCATTGCCGTTTTCAGCGCACGCAGATGAATGAAGTCAATTGCTCCGGTGCGAATATCACGGCCTGTGAATTTTCTGAAGCACAGCTACAACACAGTCAATGGAGTAAGACACAACTGCATGGTTGTCATTTTTCACAGTCTGATTTGAGCGGTGCCAGTTTCAGGCAGGCGCACCTCGTTGCCAATCAATTTCCTTCCGCCAAACTCGATCAAACAATCTGGGCAGACGTCACAACCCGAGACAATCAATGGGACAACTCCAGCGCGCAACAATTTGCGTGGTTGGGGTGTGAGCTTACCGGTTGCAGGTTTAACGGCATCCGCTGGCAACAGGGCGCTTTTTTAAATTGCGTAACAGAAGGTCTGGTGTTGGCCGATGCACAGTTGGAAAAAATCCTGATTACCGGTGAGGTAGATAAAAGCTTATGGAACACGACTGATTGGCGCGGAGCAAAACTGGTGCAATGCGGTTTTCGTCAAACCTGTTTCAACGCTGCTGATTTTACCCAGGCACGTTTTTCCAATTGTGATTTCGGCAATACAAAATTACCGCAACTTATTGCTCGCCATGTGTTGTTTCATCAATGCATCCTGATGGGCGCTGCTGCGCCTGACGCTGACTTGCGCGGGGCGGATTTCTGCAACAGCCTGGCGATGAAGATGAATCTCACCGGTGCCGACCTGCGCGATACGCAGTTGTGGTGCGCCCACTTTCGGCAAGCGCAATTAGCGGATGCCCGCACCGACAATGCCTGGCCATCCAAACAACTGGAGGTGGCCGCATGA